A portion of the Choristoneura fumiferana chromosome 6, NRCan_CFum_1, whole genome shotgun sequence genome contains these proteins:
- the LOC141428682 gene encoding splicing factor YJU2-like, with protein MSERKVLNKYYPPDFDPSKIPRMKLAKNRQYTVRLMAPFNMRCATCGEYIYKGKKFNARKEDVENQDYLGIRIYRFYIKCTRCLQEISFKTDPKNTDYEIEAGATRNFMALKLAEEQAKREEEEQKEEEANNPMKLLEYRTEQSRQEIELLESLEELKELNRRQRAVDYEGMLQQYQPETAEARRKREEQEDDDFIKSIKFGGTSSQKVVAEEIIEEVEEDVEPPAKTSRIEVIPPKPDTKKNETWNRSIGVLSKKSALANLVKSKKSEVSKNTVTNTCEVTSKGMDVSKSTVTSTPEVTNESVSAKSSETVVAAPASGLTLLANYSGSDSDSQ; from the exons ATGTCTGAAAGAAAAGTATTAAAC AAATATTATCCTCCGGATTTCGATCCGTCGAAGATCCCGCGTATGAAACTCGCCAAGAACAGGCAATACACGGTGCGATTGATGGCTCCCTTCAACATGCGATGTGCTACCTGCGGCGAGTATATTTACAAAGGAAAGAAATTTAACGCTCGAAAAGAAGATGTCGAGAACCAGGACTATTTGGGAATAAGAATTTACAGGTTTTACATCAAA TGCACCAGATGTCTGCAAGAGATATCATTCAAAACAGATCCAAAAAACACGGACTACGAGATTGAAGCTGGTGCCACCAGGAACTTTATGGCACTTAAACTGGCAGAGGAGCAAGCAAAACGTGAAGAGGAGGAACAAAAAGAGGAGGAGGCCAATAACCCTATGAAGTtgttag AATACCGTACCGAGCAGTCCCGACAGGAGATTGAGCTACTAGAGAGCCTCGAGGAGTTGAAAGAGCTGAATCGCCGCCAGCGAGCCGTCGACTACGAGGGCATGTTGCAGCAGTATCAACCCGAGACGGCTGAGGCGCGCCGGAAGCGGGAAGAACAGGAGGACGACGACTTTATCAA GTCCATAAAGTTTGGTGGGACTTCTTCACAAAAAGTGGTTGCTGAGGAGATAATCGAAGAAGTTGAGGAAGATGTTGAACCTCCAGCAAAAACTTCTAGAATAGAAGTAATACCCCCTAAACCAGACACTAAAAAGAATGAGACTTGGAACAGAAGCATTGGGGTATTAAGTAAGAAGTCAGCGCTGGCAAATCTAGTGAAAAGCAAAAAGTCAGAAGTATCAAAGAATACAGTAACTAATACATGTGAAGTAACAAGCAAAGGGATGGATGTATCAAAAAGTACAGTGACTAGTACACCTGAAGTAACTAATGAAAGTGTTAGTGCAAAGTCTAGTGAGACGGTGGTGGCGGCTCCTGCCTCAGGACTCACTCTGCTGGCAAACTACTCGGGCAGTGACAGTGACTCGCAGTga